From the genome of Virgibacillus siamensis, one region includes:
- a CDS encoding PspC domain-containing protein: MQQKLTKSSTDKALYGVCGGIAEFFGISSFAVRLIFFFTGSFWLYIILIWALKEKLVL, translated from the coding sequence ATGCAACAAAAGTTAACAAAATCATCGACAGATAAGGCATTATATGGGGTGTGCGGAGGAATAGCAGAGTTTTTTGGCATATCTTCTTTTGCCGTAAGGTTAATATTCTTCTTCACAGGTTCTTTTTGGCTTTATATTATTCTTATTTGGGCGTTAAAAGAAAAGCTAGTATTATAA
- a CDS encoding ABC transporter ATP-binding protein, translating to MIIEMENVYLIRHEKTIISNINWKVEKGEHTTILGMNGAGKTTLLNLVCGYLYPTKGTIKVFDKQFGTYPLGELRKDIGWVSSSLIEKMKHQPRSTALQVVLSGKFASIGLYEKPCHSDVEKATNILEQLGIAHLRNQSFEMMSQGEKQRVLIGRALMASPKLLILDEPCAGLDFLSKEKLLNIINQLATYHQTTIIYVTHQIDEILPICTNTLLVKDGFIFSKGKTKDLLTSETMSNFCNTPVIVSHQHNRFHLEVSISR from the coding sequence ATGATCATTGAGATGGAAAACGTTTACTTAATCCGACATGAAAAAACAATTATTAGCAATATCAATTGGAAAGTGGAGAAAGGGGAACATACTACGATTCTTGGAATGAACGGAGCGGGGAAAACAACACTGTTAAATTTGGTATGCGGATACCTTTATCCAACAAAAGGTACCATTAAAGTATTTGATAAGCAATTCGGTACATATCCGCTTGGTGAATTAAGAAAAGATATCGGTTGGGTCAGTTCATCCCTAATTGAAAAAATGAAACATCAACCCCGGAGCACAGCATTACAGGTTGTATTAAGCGGTAAATTTGCTTCTATTGGTCTGTACGAGAAACCGTGTCATTCGGATGTGGAAAAGGCCACGAATATTTTGGAACAGTTGGGAATTGCCCACTTGAGAAATCAGTCATTTGAAATGATGTCACAAGGCGAAAAACAGCGGGTATTAATCGGCAGAGCATTGATGGCTTCACCAAAATTGCTTATTTTAGATGAACCTTGTGCCGGTTTAGATTTTCTCTCTAAGGAAAAGTTGTTAAATATAATAAATCAATTGGCCACATATCATCAAACTACAATAATTTATGTTACACATCAAATTGATGAAATACTGCCAATCTGTACCAATACATTGTTGGTTAAGGATGGATTTATCTTTTCCAAGGGTAAAACAAAGGATTTGCTTACATCCGAAACAATGTCGAATTTTTGTAATACCCCCGTTATTGTCAGTCACCAGCATAACCGTTTCCATCTGGAGGTATCCATTAGCAGATAG
- a CDS encoding acylphosphatase, protein MLAHVIVSGRVQGVGFRYSAMNRAIQLGLTGWVQNKIDGSVEMDVEGSEELVEEFLTDVKAGLNQVMKVENMTINKSEAEKGYMKFTIK, encoded by the coding sequence ATGTTGGCACACGTAATCGTATCCGGTCGTGTACAAGGAGTTGGCTTCAGGTACTCGGCAATGAACAGAGCCATCCAACTTGGTTTAACTGGATGGGTGCAAAATAAAATTGATGGATCTGTGGAGATGGACGTGGAAGGATCCGAAGAACTGGTGGAGGAATTTTTGACAGATGTAAAGGCTGGCTTAAATCAAGTTATGAAAGTGGAAAATATGACAATTAATAAATCCGAGGCGGAAAAAGGCTATATGAAATTCACCATAAAATAA
- a CDS encoding DUF362 domain-containing protein — MAFVITSPCKDEKSGECVEVCPVDCIEEGKDMFYIDPDICIDCGACEAVCPVEAIYMEDEVPEEENEYIALNRKFYEEN, encoded by the coding sequence TTGGCATTTGTCATTACATCACCATGTAAAGATGAAAAATCAGGCGAATGTGTAGAGGTTTGTCCTGTAGATTGCATAGAAGAAGGGAAAGATATGTTTTACATTGACCCGGACATCTGCATTGACTGTGGAGCATGTGAAGCTGTTTGTCCGGTTGAAGCCATATACATGGAAGACGAAGTACCGGAAGAAGAAAATGAATACATCGCATTAAATCGTAAGTTTTATGAAGAAAATTAA
- a CDS encoding M14 family metallopeptidase, with protein sequence MEVMVRQNDTFSYYSQLFDIPLILIEQSNPQIPPDHLAVGQQVKIPGYVSTDCKITPNDSLWKLAIAHSIPVDLLQLLNPSISPNNLQIGETILIPERVNNILITDLDRYTFEKMELDIAKLLEVYPFVKRGAVGNSVMGKDLIELQIGNGGKQVHMNGSFHANEWITTSAIMRFVNEYVLSLTNKRPIRGLSMLPLFNETLLSVVPMVNPDGVNLVLEGASSAGDYEKEVLAINHQNNDFTNWKANIRGIDLNNQFPALWQVEVDRKPDTPQHRDYPGPHPLSEPESIAMADLVKERNFMRLNAFHTQGEEIYWGYEGLEPPVTESIVNEYSQVSGYEPVQYIDSYAGYRDWFIQDFRQPGFTIELGTGVNPLPFAQFEEIYRECLGIMLANLYI encoded by the coding sequence ATGGAAGTAATGGTCCGCCAAAATGATACATTTTCGTATTATAGTCAATTGTTTGATATACCACTCATTTTAATTGAGCAATCCAACCCACAAATCCCACCCGATCATTTAGCAGTGGGACAGCAAGTTAAGATACCAGGATATGTTTCGACAGATTGTAAGATTACACCTAATGACTCCCTATGGAAATTAGCGATCGCACATAGTATTCCTGTTGATTTATTGCAGTTGCTGAATCCGTCCATCAGTCCCAATAACTTGCAGATTGGCGAAACTATCTTAATTCCTGAACGTGTCAATAACATACTGATAACGGATTTGGACCGATATACATTTGAAAAAATGGAACTCGATATTGCCAAGCTGCTGGAAGTTTATCCATTTGTCAAAAGAGGGGCTGTCGGTAATTCCGTAATGGGAAAAGATCTGATTGAACTGCAGATCGGAAATGGCGGCAAGCAAGTTCATATGAATGGTTCCTTCCATGCTAATGAATGGATTACAACGTCTGCCATTATGCGGTTTGTGAACGAATATGTTCTTTCCCTGACCAATAAACGTCCAATCCGCGGCTTGAGTATGCTTCCATTATTTAATGAAACATTATTATCAGTTGTTCCAATGGTAAATCCGGATGGTGTAAATCTTGTCCTTGAAGGTGCGTCCTCAGCAGGAGATTATGAGAAAGAAGTATTGGCAATTAATCACCAAAACAATGATTTTACCAATTGGAAAGCAAATATTAGAGGGATTGATCTAAACAATCAGTTCCCTGCACTATGGCAAGTGGAGGTTGATCGCAAGCCGGATACACCACAACATAGAGACTATCCGGGGCCACATCCATTATCTGAACCGGAATCGATTGCGATGGCTGACTTGGTAAAGGAAAGGAATTTTATGCGCTTGAATGCATTTCATACTCAAGGTGAAGAGATTTATTGGGGGTATGAAGGTCTGGAACCGCCTGTTACAGAATCAATTGTCAATGAATATTCCCAAGTAAGTGGTTATGAACCTGTCCAATATATCGACAGCTATGCAGGTTACAGGGATTGGTTTATACAGGATTTCAGGCAGCCGGGCTTCACAATAGAACTTGGTACAGGCGTCAACCCGCTGCCGTTTGCGCAGTTTGAAGAAATATATCGGGAATGCCTTGGAATTATGCTGGCAAACCTCTATATATAA
- a CDS encoding histidine phosphatase family protein, producing the protein MKNLYIIRHCLADGQHIDSPLTDVGMRQAHLLSVYLSEKDIKIDKIISSPYLRAIESIRPFAEKNKLKINVDDRLKERILSDEPIDDWMEVLEKSFSDHDFQLPGGESGNDVIKRASMVIDAVNNEEDISNVLIVSHGNLIALLLGMYNPDFGFEGWKNLQNPDVFLINLEENEHSIKSLWTK; encoded by the coding sequence TTGAAAAATTTGTATATTATCCGACATTGTCTGGCAGATGGTCAGCACATAGATTCACCACTGACCGATGTTGGCATGCGACAGGCACATTTGCTGTCCGTATACTTATCGGAGAAGGATATTAAAATCGATAAAATCATCTCAAGTCCTTATCTTCGAGCCATCGAAAGCATTCGGCCATTCGCCGAAAAGAACAAGTTAAAGATTAATGTGGATGACCGGTTGAAAGAAAGAATACTGAGTGATGAACCAATCGATGACTGGATGGAAGTACTGGAGAAATCATTCTCTGATCATGATTTTCAACTCCCAGGTGGTGAATCCGGTAATGATGTAATAAAACGAGCAAGTATGGTCATTGATGCAGTGAATAATGAAGAGGATATATCGAATGTTTTAATTGTCAGCCACGGGAATTTAATAGCCCTTCTATTGGGCATGTACAATCCGGATTTCGGATTTGAAGGATGGAAAAACCTTCAAAATCCCGATGTATTTCTTATTAACCTGGAAGAAAATGAGCATTCCATCAAAAGCCTGTGGACCAAGTAA
- a CDS encoding DUF6501 family protein, which yields MIHLNWENEKTIKKVECVHADAEKFIVHNKLTPGKQYDVKNETDEFYFVIDNSNRIGGFFKNYFKEVK from the coding sequence ATGATTCATTTAAATTGGGAAAACGAAAAAACCATAAAAAAAGTGGAGTGCGTACATGCTGATGCCGAAAAATTTATTGTGCACAATAAACTCACCCCAGGCAAGCAATATGATGTAAAAAATGAAACAGATGAATTTTATTTTGTCATCGATAACAGCAATCGCATTGGCGGATTTTTCAAAAATTATTTTAAGGAAGTAAAATAG
- the msrA gene encoding peptide-methionine (S)-S-oxide reductase MsrA encodes MVSQIEYATFAGGCFWCMVEPFDQRPGVASITSGYTGGNVENPTYEQVCSDTTGHVEAVQIEFDPEVMPYERLVETFWQQIDPTDSGGQFHDRGSSYQTAIFYHNEVQKEIAEASKQRLEKSGKFSKPIVTPILPAKPFYIAEENHQDYYKKQPFHYKLYKKGSGREDFISKNWKTYPDKAKLKEKLNPIQYAVTQENGTERPFDNEYWNEESDGIYVDIVSGDVLFSSEDKFDAGCGWPSFTKPIDPYQVTEKTDTTHGMIRTEVRSSNANSHLGHVFDDGPKDKGGLRYCMNSAAMRFIPKDKMEKEGYGEYLKLFE; translated from the coding sequence ATGGTTTCGCAAATCGAATATGCAACGTTCGCAGGAGGATGTTTTTGGTGTATGGTTGAGCCTTTTGACCAGCGTCCGGGTGTGGCCAGTATTACATCCGGCTATACTGGCGGCAATGTAGAAAATCCTACTTATGAACAGGTGTGTTCTGATACAACAGGACATGTGGAAGCCGTTCAGATTGAATTTGATCCGGAAGTAATGCCGTATGAGCGTTTAGTTGAGACATTCTGGCAGCAAATAGATCCAACCGATTCCGGCGGTCAATTTCACGACAGGGGTTCATCTTATCAAACAGCTATTTTTTATCATAATGAAGTTCAAAAAGAAATTGCGGAAGCATCGAAGCAGAGGCTGGAAAAGAGCGGGAAATTTTCCAAACCGATTGTTACCCCGATTCTTCCGGCAAAACCTTTTTATATAGCTGAAGAAAATCATCAGGACTACTACAAGAAACAGCCTTTTCATTATAAGTTGTATAAAAAAGGGTCCGGAAGGGAGGACTTCATTTCGAAAAACTGGAAAACATATCCGGATAAGGCCAAACTCAAAGAAAAACTTAACCCGATTCAGTATGCTGTTACCCAGGAAAATGGTACGGAACGGCCATTTGATAATGAATACTGGAATGAAGAATCTGATGGGATTTACGTGGATATTGTCTCAGGAGATGTATTATTTTCTTCCGAGGATAAATTTGATGCAGGTTGTGGATGGCCAAGCTTTACCAAACCAATTGATCCATATCAGGTAACAGAAAAAACAGATACAACACATGGTATGATCCGGACTGAGGTACGAAGCAGCAATGCGAATTCTCATCTCGGACATGTATTTGATGATGGGCCAAAAGATAAAGGTGGACTCCGTTACTGCATGAACTCTGCTGCAATGCGTTTCATACCAAAAGACAAAATGGAAAAAGAGGGGTATGGTGAATACCTGAAGCTTTTCGAATAA
- the vrrA gene encoding VrrA/YqfQ family protein, protein MVWPIHTPDRTTYIRDIPNSAPPHRMNRILPVQQVQNLLTPERVGTITNTLTKVQHVLKAVENAAPIVQQYAPMVRNLPMMFQIMKALKETDGIEGTDSLDDDYVDEDPDNDDFIEAEHKLSGNSSPKLFI, encoded by the coding sequence ATGGTATGGCCAATACACACGCCCGATAGGACTACTTATATTAGAGATATTCCGAATTCTGCTCCACCTCACAGGATGAATCGGATCTTACCTGTGCAGCAGGTTCAGAACCTTTTAACACCAGAGCGGGTAGGCACAATAACTAATACGCTCACAAAGGTGCAGCACGTGTTAAAGGCAGTGGAAAATGCTGCACCAATAGTACAGCAATACGCCCCAATGGTCCGTAACCTCCCCATGATGTTTCAAATCATGAAGGCATTAAAAGAAACGGATGGTATTGAAGGTACAGATTCACTGGATGATGATTATGTGGATGAGGATCCGGATAATGATGATTTTATAGAAGCGGAGCATAAATTGAGCGGAAATTCCTCCCCAAAATTGTTCATATAA
- a CDS encoding YolD-like family protein has protein sequence MTNDRGTIKWTSLMLPEHVELLKDMWQEDQQVTRPELDMQELELLNEALILANKRQDKVVLTIFRDRNIHKKSGVIRKLDKLHRRIRLYSDAGSYETVPFHEILDIEIM, from the coding sequence ATGACGAATGATCGCGGCACTATTAAATGGACTTCTTTAATGCTTCCTGAACATGTTGAACTGCTAAAAGATATGTGGCAGGAAGATCAGCAAGTAACACGACCGGAACTGGATATGCAGGAGCTGGAACTGCTAAATGAGGCATTAATACTGGCGAATAAGCGGCAAGACAAGGTTGTTCTGACAATTTTTCGGGACAGGAACATTCATAAAAAATCCGGTGTGATTCGTAAATTGGATAAACTACATCGCCGTATCCGATTATATTCTGATGCCGGCAGTTATGAAACTGTTCCTTTCCACGAAATACTTGATATTGAAATAATGTAA
- a CDS encoding YozE family protein: MRSFYHYMMTHRGKKKADDKSRLADWVFFDHDFPKHSADYDEISRYLEWNSPFTNALSTFDELWEQYKLTED, encoded by the coding sequence ATGCGTTCATTTTATCATTATATGATGACACACAGGGGAAAGAAGAAAGCAGATGACAAAAGCCGATTAGCGGATTGGGTATTTTTTGACCACGATTTTCCAAAACATTCAGCTGATTATGATGAAATCAGCAGATATCTGGAATGGAATAGTCCATTTACCAATGCGCTGAGCACTTTTGATGAATTATGGGAGCAATACAAACTCACAGAGGACTAG
- the tatC gene encoding twin-arginine translocase subunit TatC, with protein sequence MSEEKQYENEKEMNLVGHLSELRNRLIVTAVIFVALFFVGFIYVKDIYYFFAKDLGFTLSITGLTDTVSVYITMAGLVAIIGTLPILCLQIWLFIRPGLTKTEQKASLPYIPAVFLLFIGGLTFGYVVFINLIVPFLLSLNEGMFNEIFTYDRYFKLLFRVIVPFAVLFEIPVITMFLTSLGILTPAFMHKTRKYAYLILVIIGAVITPPDFVLQIVVAIPLIILYEISIYLSKIVYRRKLKKYEQFMENE encoded by the coding sequence TTGTCGGAAGAAAAGCAGTATGAGAATGAAAAGGAAATGAATTTAGTTGGACATTTATCTGAATTACGGAACAGACTGATTGTTACCGCGGTAATATTTGTAGCTTTGTTTTTTGTTGGGTTTATCTATGTGAAAGACATTTACTACTTTTTCGCAAAAGACCTTGGCTTCACGCTCAGTATCACCGGTCTGACAGATACCGTCTCCGTTTATATAACAATGGCCGGTCTGGTTGCCATTATTGGTACATTACCAATACTATGCCTGCAAATTTGGCTATTTATCAGGCCCGGTTTGACCAAAACGGAGCAAAAGGCATCGTTACCCTATATCCCTGCCGTATTTCTTTTGTTTATCGGGGGATTAACGTTCGGATACGTTGTATTCATTAATCTGATTGTACCGTTTTTACTGTCACTGAATGAGGGAATGTTCAATGAAATATTTACATATGACAGGTACTTCAAATTATTGTTTCGCGTTATTGTTCCATTTGCAGTATTATTTGAAATCCCGGTTATTACGATGTTTTTAACCAGTTTAGGAATATTGACACCGGCATTTATGCACAAAACCAGAAAATATGCATATCTGATTCTCGTTATTATCGGTGCCGTCATCACACCGCCCGACTTCGTACTGCAGATTGTGGTGGCAATCCCGCTGATTATTCTTTATGAAATCAGCATTTACCTTTCAAAAATTGTCTATCGCAGAAAACTGAAAAAATATGAACAATTTATGGAAAACGAATGA
- the tatA gene encoding twin-arginine translocase TatA/TatE family subunit, whose translation MLSNIGIPGLILILVIALIVFGPSKLPEIGKAFGGSLKEFKKATKDIVSDDEDDEKSSTSNK comes from the coding sequence ATGTTAAGCAATATTGGCATTCCTGGATTAATATTGATTCTGGTAATTGCATTGATTGTTTTCGGACCGTCAAAGTTACCGGAAATCGGTAAAGCGTTTGGTGGATCACTGAAAGAATTTAAAAAGGCAACAAAAGATATTGTTTCAGATGATGAAGACGATGAAAAAAGCAGTACATCAAACAAATAA
- a CDS encoding twin-arginine translocase TatA/TatE family subunit encodes MLANIGFPGLILILVIALVVFGPKKLPEIGKAAGNTLREFKKSARDLTGDATDEIKEARDIIRGEENK; translated from the coding sequence ATGCTGGCAAATATTGGATTTCCGGGTCTTATCCTGATATTGGTAATAGCACTGGTTGTCTTTGGCCCAAAAAAGCTGCCGGAGATTGGCAAAGCTGCAGGGAATACATTACGTGAATTTAAGAAATCAGCACGTGACCTGACCGGTGATGCAACCGATGAAATCAAAGAAGCACGTGATATTATCAGAGGCGAAGAAAATAAATAA
- the mobA gene encoding molybdenum cofactor guanylyltransferase, which yields MNCCGIILSGGKSSRMGTDKSLLSLGTKTVIEQITDEMNTVVSQLAIITNQPEKYDFLTYQKIADRYPGKGPLAGLETALYHIDASVYICAACDMPFIQRDVYHFLLRKLNHYDAVIPVYKDRMHPLSGIYTKKMQPFIQQQLENDALKVKDIFSFGNVHFLHEFGSIPDHLLHKHFFNMNHPEEYEEAKHF from the coding sequence ATGAACTGTTGCGGTATCATTTTATCAGGTGGCAAATCATCCAGGATGGGAACGGATAAATCACTGCTGTCACTTGGAACCAAAACGGTGATTGAACAGATTACAGATGAAATGAATACAGTTGTATCACAGCTTGCAATTATTACCAATCAACCGGAGAAGTATGATTTTCTGACATACCAAAAAATTGCAGACCGATATCCTGGAAAGGGACCATTGGCAGGACTGGAGACGGCACTTTATCACATTGATGCATCTGTGTATATTTGCGCCGCCTGTGATATGCCATTCATTCAGAGAGATGTTTACCATTTTCTGCTCCGAAAACTAAATCATTATGATGCGGTTATTCCTGTATATAAGGACCGAATGCACCCTCTTTCGGGAATTTATACTAAGAAAATGCAGCCTTTTATACAACAACAGTTAGAAAACGACGCTTTAAAAGTAAAAGACATATTTTCATTTGGAAACGTTCATTTTTTGCATGAATTTGGGTCAATACCAGATCATTTATTGCATAAACATTTTTTCAATATGAATCATCCCGAAGAATATGAAGAAGCAAAACATTTTTAA
- a CDS encoding dihydrofolate reductase, translating into MISLLVAMDKHKTIGLNNDLPWRLPNDLKFFKEKSTGNTIIMGRKTFESMGKPLPNRKNVVVTRSQSDFPNEVEVIHDLDTIYNWNSENPGEELFVIGGGNIFRQVLPHADRMYITWIDEDFKGDTFFPEFNEADWELTSKVKGEKNEKNPYDYYFLQYDRK; encoded by the coding sequence TTGATTTCACTACTCGTCGCAATGGATAAACATAAAACAATAGGCCTGAATAATGATTTGCCTTGGCGTCTGCCAAATGATTTGAAGTTTTTTAAAGAAAAATCAACCGGTAATACGATTATAATGGGACGTAAAACCTTTGAATCCATGGGAAAACCGCTTCCCAATCGGAAAAACGTTGTAGTAACACGTAGCCAATCTGATTTTCCAAATGAAGTTGAAGTGATTCACGACCTCGATACGATTTATAATTGGAATTCCGAAAATCCGGGAGAGGAATTGTTTGTGATTGGCGGTGGAAATATTTTTCGTCAGGTGTTACCTCATGCAGATCGGATGTATATTACATGGATTGATGAAGATTTTAAGGGTGATACATTTTTCCCGGAATTCAATGAAGCGGACTGGGAGCTGACATCAAAGGTCAAAGGGGAAAAAAATGAAAAAAACCCATATGATTATTATTTTTTACAATATGACCGAAAATGA
- a CDS encoding thymidylate synthase, whose translation MAKDEQAYLDLCRRVLENGTKKDDRTNTGTYSVFGHQMRFDLQDGFPLLTTKKVPFRLVASELLWFIKGDTNIRYLLQNNNNIWNEWAFKKWVESADYTGPDMADFGNRSQNDPVFKEKYQEQMAIFKDRILQDDGFAQTYGDLGNVYGKQWRDWKTSNDKTIDQLKDVIHSIQNKPDSRRHIVSAWNPEDVPHMALPPCHTLFQFYVADGKLSCQLYQRSADIFLGVPFNIASYALLTYLIAHECNLKPGEFIHTLGDAHIYTNHVEQVETQLGRETRSLPDLIINKEKQSIFNIEMTDLELENYHPHPSIKAPIAV comes from the coding sequence ATGGCAAAAGATGAACAAGCTTATTTGGATTTATGCAGGCGTGTATTGGAAAATGGGACGAAGAAGGATGATAGGACAAACACGGGAACGTATTCCGTATTTGGACACCAAATGCGGTTTGACCTTCAGGACGGTTTTCCGCTTCTGACGACAAAAAAAGTCCCATTTCGACTTGTTGCCAGTGAATTGCTCTGGTTTATCAAAGGGGATACCAACATTCGTTACCTGCTGCAAAACAATAATAATATTTGGAATGAATGGGCATTTAAAAAATGGGTTGAAAGTGCTGATTATACAGGACCGGATATGGCCGATTTCGGAAACCGCAGTCAGAACGATCCTGTATTCAAAGAAAAGTATCAGGAGCAAATGGCCATTTTTAAAGATCGTATTCTCCAGGATGATGGCTTTGCACAAACATACGGTGATTTAGGCAATGTATACGGAAAACAGTGGCGTGATTGGAAAACATCCAATGATAAGACCATTGATCAGTTGAAGGATGTTATCCATTCCATTCAGAATAAGCCTGACTCCAGAAGACATATAGTTTCTGCCTGGAATCCGGAAGATGTTCCACATATGGCATTACCGCCGTGCCATACATTGTTTCAATTTTACGTGGCGGATGGTAAACTTTCATGTCAGTTATATCAGCGCAGCGCTGACATTTTTCTGGGAGTTCCATTTAATATTGCGAGTTATGCACTGCTGACATATCTAATCGCACATGAATGCAATCTTAAACCAGGTGAATTCATCCATACACTTGGTGATGCGCATATTTATACAAACCATGTGGAACAGGTGGAAACACAGCTTGGCCGCGAGACAAGGTCTTTACCTGACCTTATTATCAATAAGGAAAAACAATCTATTTTTAATATTGAAATGACAGATTTGGAATTGGAGAACTATCACCCGCATCCATCCATTAAGGCACCAATTGCAGTTTGA
- a CDS encoding aspartyl-phosphate phosphatase Spo0E family protein, producing MYSLAELKKKIEETRTEMYKTYENNPNNPQVLSISKSLDVLLNHYDQALKEVKKLE from the coding sequence TTGTATAGTCTCGCTGAACTAAAAAAGAAAATAGAAGAAACAAGAACTGAAATGTATAAAACGTATGAAAATAACCCGAATAATCCACAAGTTTTATCCATTTCAAAGAGCTTGGATGTATTGTTAAACCATTATGATCAGGCACTAAAAGAAGTAAAAAAATTGGAATGA
- a CDS encoding HD domain-containing protein, whose protein sequence is MDGSYQLNAIRDYAHSIFSDDCTGHDFFHMKRVAQMARNIALEEGADVFICEAAAWIHDIGDAKLFSNRNKVLNHLTDFLQSIDISDAEYKQIRHTADDVSFQKGKTPDTLEGKIVQDADRLDAIGAVGIARTFAYGGSQGQLIWNTSNQTDTSLQHFYDKLLKLKSLMNTESAKRIAIERHQFMEVYLEQFFREWGR, encoded by the coding sequence ATGGATGGGTCTTATCAATTAAATGCTATCCGCGATTATGCCCATTCAATTTTTAGCGATGATTGCACCGGACATGATTTTTTCCATATGAAGCGGGTTGCTCAAATGGCCAGAAATATTGCTCTGGAAGAGGGCGCAGATGTTTTTATTTGTGAAGCTGCTGCCTGGATCCATGATATCGGTGATGCGAAGTTATTTTCAAATCGAAATAAAGTATTGAATCATTTAACCGATTTTTTACAATCCATCGATATTTCTGATGCAGAATATAAACAAATACGTCATACTGCCGATGATGTGTCATTCCAAAAAGGAAAAACACCCGATACACTGGAGGGGAAAATCGTACAAGATGCTGACAGGCTAGATGCGATCGGAGCGGTTGGAATCGCACGGACATTTGCATATGGTGGTTCCCAAGGACAATTGATTTGGAACACATCCAACCAGACTGACACTTCGCTTCAGCATTTTTATGATAAACTGTTAAAATTAAAAAGCTTGATGAACACCGAAAGTGCAAAACGTATTGCCATTGAAAGACATCAATTTATGGAAGTATACCTGGAGCAATTTTTCAGGGAATGGGGGAGGTAG